The DNA sequence AATAGGATAATGTCAGTTATAAATGACGAAATCTTaaaaaaaggtcaaaggtcagatgTAGAAAACTAATTTTGGAAAATGATTTTAGccttaaatatatgtaaattataaaGTCATTGATTTTTTTCTAACTGTGCTTTCAAAATTAGTCCCATGGCGGGTTAGATTCAAAAAGATTTTGAGGGGGGACAAAAGGATTTTGCAATTTTACAGATAAGTGACCATTGTCAATAGTATAAAATGACTTTGAGGGGGAAAAGTTACATTTTGATTAGCTTTGTTTAAAGTCAAACTGTTCATTTTGATGTACAGAATTAGCAGAAGTTGGAACATTATGACAGTAAAAGATTTTGGCACCTCCACTGGTGACACAAACTCAATGATGTCCAGCAAGCTGCagtgtttttaattaagtttctTCCTTGAGAATCTTCCTCATACCTACAAAACCATATCCTCCTTCCCAAAGCTAAACATGTAAAGACATGTGTAAAAATGTGAGGACATCATTGTTGTCTTGCATTGTTCTCACAGAACATCCGTGAATTTTTGAGAAGGAACtgatgactaaaactgaaactaaaaccactTTTAGCTGcacttgtattttaaaatgaatgaatctgaGAGGACTGCAAAATAATTAGGCTATTATATTTTGTGCCATGTGAAATCCAGCAATAGTTTTATGTAGACTTGCAAACTGTTCTTCACTGTCATTGATGTCAGCAGTTGAAATTATACATGaagagagacacaaacacactgatCACTGACTCCATCAGGTTTAGAATAATATTGTTACTTGagaacactttatattaggtgtctttaccgtactaatatttaaattaatcatttgattcaatgcacttattgtgtacatacatgtttttaaattacacttatatttaaaaaaaaaaaaaaaaaaaaaaattgtgcatgtaattacatctaattACACCGTTGACCCTTCCCCTACCTCTTAactcacccttaaacctacccataccaccaaaccggtccctaaccttacccgtatccaaCCTCAGTAGaagaaaaagtgttttgcaatacaacatgaacacaataaatacattgtacttatttttgatgtaagtacatagtagttgaAGACACCTAATATGTGAtgaaatttttaataaaatcaaaagagGCATAAGGAATACAAAATCAGGATATCATGCACAACTAGACTGTACAGTAATTATACAAATtatcaacatttattataaacttTTACATAATgatcaagttaaaaaaaaaaaaaaaaaaaaaaaatagcctggCACTTCTGGCAACTCATGAACTTTAAAAAAGGAAGTTTACAAATCTTAGCAACAAATCAAGAGCAGAATCAGAATGTGTTTGGAACAAGATGAGCCAGATtatcttgctgtttttttttcatggttcACAGACTTATGTATCTTGTAACTTCTCTTGTATATTTTACTATCTCTGTCTGCTCCATCTGGTTGATCATGTGTTGTATACTGACTGTATACTTGTATACATTTGTGTTCATGTTATCTATCAACTTTACGTAAAGCGTCCTTGGATTCttgaaaggcgctatataaataaaatgtattattattattattattattattatcatggtAATTGTCTAAGCAGACAtattttctttcactttctcAGAAGTGTGATTCAATGAAAAAATGAAGGATGCTTTTTCACATGTTTCTCAGTggttatgtaaaatatcttacataTTCTATATGTTTAGGCTGTATTTGGATTTTAATTTAGCTTAAAATCATAATGAGTTTCACAAATCTGAACTCTTATAATAAAACACTTCAATTGCTTTTAGCAATTAGTGATACATTCCATTACCATCAGCAGTCCACATACTGTGAGTCTGAATGACTAAATAAAGCAAACTGGCTTTATCTTCCAGTCATAAATACTGTATAGCTAAATATAACCAAAATAAGCATGATATAATTATAACCAGAGAGCTGACAGATGTGGTATATATAACTTAAGTGATCAGTACAAAATGACCTATAAATGCAACTTGCCAACAATTATTCTGttcttaaaacaaaacaaataaataaacaaacaaacaaaagaataataaaattattgaatAGATAAAAATTGCCATTACTGTTTTAAAGTATGtgataaattttattttttattttgtatcagTAGAGAGTTTAATATAATGCTTTCCAAAGCGTAAATGTAAGTGAAGTTGCAGAGAAACACACAGTTGCATAACACTCTCTCCGGTAACTGTGATGACTTGAAACAACTTATTCGACCGGTTGATTAACATTAGGAATTTTTAGTTGTACTTCCTCTCAGCTATAATAGCTTATTTAATCACAGTGTGacttggagctggttggagctaaactctacagggctgtggccctcgaggaactgagtttgagaccactggatTTATGCATAAATGACAAAGTCCTTTTAGGGGACAGATTTTTTCATAGATTATTGTGAAAGTCAAGCCATAGATTATTGTGAAAGTCAAGCATTTTGGTACATTTTCCTATGCCAGTTTGGAAGATGTGATCCATACTACAACCAGAGGTCAGGAAAGATGGCCTCACTGCACTGACAAACAAATGCTCCTAAAATGATGACTAAACAGGACAAAATTGAGCTACATGTGCAAAGTGTGGGCTACACTGAAAAAGAAGAGTCTTGTTGATTTTCACTTGTGTTACAATCATTGATTTggacaagaaagaaaaaatgttaaagattgtttttattttctttttttttttttacactaagaCATGGTTTCACTATTTTCCAGGCAGCAAAGTTGCACTGACTTTGAGggggaaaattacatttttagctttgtttaaattcaaactgttcatTTTGATGTACAGAATGAGCAGTAGCTGGAACATTATGacattaaataaagaaatgtaaagtTTGGCACCTCCACTGGTGACAGAAACTCAATGATGTCCAGCAATCTACAGTGTTTTTAATTGAGTTTCTTCCTTGGtgatgactaaaactgaaactaaaaccactTTTAGCTGcacttgtattttaaaatgaatgaatctgaGAGGACTGCACAATAATTAGTACTATATTTTGTGCCATGTGAAATCCAACAATAGTTTTATGTAGACTTGCAAACTGTTCTTCACTGTCATTGATGTCAGCAGTTGAAATTATACATGaagacagacacaaacacactgatCACTGACTCCATCAGGTTTAGAATAATATTGTTACTTGagaacactttatattaggtgtctttaactactatgtactaatatttaaattaatcatttgatacaatgcatttATTGTGGTGATCTGTGGTGGTAGATGAGTGCACAACAAAGTAGTCAAGTGAAAATAGTCTTTATTactaacaaaaaaacacaaggaACAGGAGAAAATCCAGAAGATGACACATCCACATCCacgtaacacaaattaacacaGGACAAAGAACTAATCAAACTGAGGGCTTATATACCCAAACTAAGGAGTtgattaacaagacacacctgaactgagGACACTAAttaatcagtaaccaaggagGCAAACAGGCAGGCAAACAAGGAAAACTAAACTAATTAACAAACTAGAAAACGTGACACTTATTGTGCACATACACGTTTTTACATTAtacttacattaaaaaaaaaataaaaaaatccagcaTGTagttacatctgtaattaatttctataattagggcccgagcaccgatggtgtgaggaccctattgtaattgctcagtcaattattcttcttctccgaaatgaattgcatttttgagggcctaaacatgccgaaaactcatgaaactttgcacacgcgtcagaagtggtgaaaatttacgtctgatatgggtttcagaattaggtgtggcaaaatggctcgatagcgccacctacaaaatttaaattaagcaCCTTTCGCACTACGTATCATGTActggtatgaaattcggtagactcatgtaacagcccaatacctacaaaaaatgtagaattttctttgcaaaatttttgcagtttttctcatttccagacgttgtactttaacgaactcctcctagagattttatcagataaacatcatatttagTCAGCCTAATCTACAGgcctttgtgacgttaaattgtgaagatccagagttttcgctgaaggatGTGTCTGTGGCTGCCTGACAAATTTCGATATTTCGccttgaaacaggaagttgttgtaactcggcaTTACAATGttcgatctgctccaaactccacaggtttgataatagtcctggcctgaagacatctacatgccaatattcagttacagtcatagcgccacctgtgggcaacaggaaatgtcatgttttacattgcgattaactcctcattgagatttaaccagaacaacattatatttggtcagtctaatcttaagaccttagtgatgttaaattgcgaagatctttaGTTTTTGTTGAacggcgtgtccgtggcggcctgacaaagtctgatgttttgccatgaaagaggaagctgttgtaagtcaggcatacagtgtccgcTCTgtcccaaacttcacatgtgtgataagagtcctggcctaaagacatctatatgccaatattcagctagtcatagcgccacctgctgacaacaggaaatggcatgctttgcactataattcactcccagaaacacatttgtataggccatgaagtaccaaacatgctagaaacatgttaaatcatgcaacactcgGCTAAGTGCTAAATTATGTTATTAATGCCATGAAACAGGGaattgttgtaactcaggcatacaatgtctgatctgctccaaacctcacatgtttgataatagtcttggcctgaagacatctacatggcaatattcagttacagtcaaagtgccacctgttggcagcaggaagtgtggcactttgaaatgactttgccacaattctcctgtatttactcgcttacatgcatgttgcccactgttcactgttttcctaaggccaacgggtggcaGTGAGctcgggtgcgagggccctttaatcgctgcttgcagctttaattacatctataattacactgttgatccTTTCCCTACCTCTTAactcacccttaaacctacccatacaaCCAAACcggtccctaaccttacccgtatccaaCCTCAGTAGAAGAAAAAGTGTTttcaatacaacatgaacacaataagtatatattgtacttatttttgatgtaagtacatagtagttaaagacacctaatataaagtgtgatcAAATGTTTAATACAATCAAAAGAGGCATAAGGAATACAAAATCAGCCATAAAGTGAGCAAGATATCATGCACAACTAGACTGTACAGTAATTATACAGATtatcaacatttattataaacttTGACATAATGATcaagttcaaaaaaaaaaaaaaaaaaagcctggcACTTCTGGCAACTCATGAACTTTAAAAAAGGAAGTTTACAAATCTTAGCAACAAATCAAGAGCAGAATCAGAATGTGTTTGGAACAAGATgagccagatttttttttttttcaccgtTCACAGAGTTATggtaattgtataaatattttaaaagcagtttaacatattttctttcactttctcAGAAGTGTGATTGAATGAAACAATGAAGGAGGCTTTTTCACATGTTTCTCAGTGgttatgtaaaatatctcaCATATTCTATTGTGTTGCTCTTTCCCACCCCTGTGTACAAACTGATGGCAATACTTTATATTGTATACATAATTATGTTGACAACATTAAATGCTAGCTGTTTAGGCTTTATTTGGATTTGGATTTAGCTTGAATTAAATCATTTAGAGTTTGACAAATCTGAACTCTtataataaaacacttaaaatgcatttagcaATTAGTGATAAATTCCATTACCATCAGCAGTCCACATACTGTGAGTCTGACTGACTAAATAAAGCAAACTGGCTTTATCTTCCTGTCATAAATACTGTATAGCTAAATATAACCAAAATAAGCATGATATAAGTATAACCAGCGGACAGAGAGCCGATAGATGTGGTATATAAAAGTGATCAGTACAAAATGACCTATAAATGCAACCTGCCAACAATAATTCTgttcttaaaaacaaacaaacaaataaataaataaatacataaataaataaacataccaataaacaaagaaatgaaaatgaaaaaaaaaaaaaaaaaaatagatgaataaataaaaattgccattattgtattaaaagtatgtgacaaattttatttttatttttattttgtatcagTAGAAAgtttaatataatgttttcCAAAGCGTAAATGAAAGTGAAGTTgcagaaaaacacacagttgCATAACACTCTCTCCGGTAACTGTGATGACTTGAAACAACTTATTCGACCGGTTGATTAACATTAGgaatttttagttttacttcCTCTCAGCTCTAATAGCTGATCTAATCACAGTGTGACGTAATCACACAatttcactctctttctcttcagCATCACTGGCTTAAATGACTTGCCAGGTTGATTAAGGAATTTGCAGCAGGTCAAAAACTTCATTGTAAAGCCACTAATTTACTGTGAGCATTTCAGAAATGCAATTTTAATCATTCACTTCACTTACGGAAACACTTTACATACAATAAAGAAAACCTCACAACAAACAACCACAAAAACTCTTTCCCATCAGAAAAATTTCATAACAATGACAGAGGAAGTATGATGCttttcagagaaacagaaagaatTCATAAACACCTTCAGAAGGTGCAGATGCAGATTGTCTCCAGCGATCACAGATCTCAACATTCCTCAGCTCTCAGGTTATTTGAGCTGCTGGGATGGACCTCCATCACTTCCCAGATTTAGCAGCTGCTGTAAATGATATAAAAGCAAGAGAGAGCACCTACAGATACAACAGTGAGACATCACAAGCTCATCAACATCATGATCTTCACCATCACCTGCCTTGCCCTTGTGGCCTCTGCTCTGGGTAAGTGTCTTCTTTAGAAGTTTGCAAGAAAAGTGATgggtgaatatatatatatttacaaaatgcaAAACTCAAATAAAGAGCTTCATTCTTGTGTCATGAACTTCTGTTCTTTATCAACAGGTTGTGGAGTGCCACAGATTAAGCCACAGACGATTGGCAGCAGGATTGTGAACGGACAGAATGCCATCTCTGGTTCTTGGCCCTGGCAGGTCTCTCTCCAGGTAACTGTGTATTGGCCGGCTTTTATCATGCATTTGCCTGATTTGTTCAAAGAGTATATGTCATGTTTTCAATGCTTTTACTTCTGAAACAGCTACCCAACGGATTCCACTTCTGCGGTGGATCCCTGATCAACCAGAACTGGGTTCTCACTGCTGCTCACTGTGGTGTCGTGTAAGAGTCTTCAATCTGACAAATGTCACATACAATAGTACTTAATAGAAGCTGTTCTTGTCTTTTAACAGTTAGTTTTgtctttatctctctcttttaAGGGTCGGCTATCATCGTGTCATTCTTGGAGAACATGATCGTGGCTCCAGTGTTGAACCCATCCAGGTCAAACTCGTTTCCAAGGTAAAAATGTTGAATGATTTCAGAGATGAATATCAAAATGACAGATCAGCTCATATATTTAAGTGTTCAATGACTGAATGCTTTTTAATTGTTGCTTCATTTCTGCTTTTTCACACAACTGATCACTAGACAAGAACAAAAGAACAATACAAATAATATGCATTATGAATccattattatcattttaaataacttgTTGTTTGAAAGTTTATCTAAACAAGAAGTTTCTTTAGCTGTTAAATTGAATTAAGTGGGGAAATAGGTATTAGTCAAATTATATCTAGTTCAGCTTTTTGTTCATGTCTGTCAGCACTGAAGTCATCTACATGCTAGTTTACTCCTAAAACTTGCCCAAATAGACTTAAGCATTTAAAGTTGAGCataagaaagaaaatatctgtacCATATTCTCAAATGACCATTCATGCTGAAGGTACAAAGGAAAAAAGTTATGAAAGGGTTAAGACAATGAGAAGAAATAAAACATGCTTATATATTAGATTACCTTCTATAAAGTCAGCTTCCACTAGTAACCGTCCATCTTTTTCTGCCCTTTCTGTATGGTCAGGTCATCACCCATCCGCTCTACAGCAGCACGACATTCAACAATGACATTGCGTTGCTGAAACTTGCGTCTCCAGTTGTCTTCACTCCCCGTATCTCTCCTGTATGTCTGGCTCCAACAACCATCAACATCCTGCCTGGAACCCGCTGCTTCACCACTGGATGGGGCAGAACTGCCACCACATGTGAGTCGCCTGTTAGACAAAGACAAATTGGAAAAAACTTACTTATCTGTCCTTTCTAAtgttttcttctcttttgtCAGCGAGTCCTCTGATCCTGCAGCAGACAGGTCTGCCCATCACGAGTCCTGCTGTGTGCAGGCAGATCTGGGGTCAGAGCAGAATCACTGATGCCATGATCTGTGCTGGAGCCTCTGGATCCTCATCTTGCCAGGTATATGAAGACAGATCAAGACAAACACATTCCCACATCAATGTTGCTGTTGTTTCAATctcaaatgtgtgtttgtgtctgtgtgtttcccACAGGGTGATTCTGGTGGTCCTCTGGTGTGTGAGAGTAAAGGGGTCTGGTCTCTGGTGGGGTCTGTGTCCTGGGGCACCAGCACTTGTAACACTCTTTACCCAGTAGTATACGCTCGCATCTCCCAACTGCGCTCCTGGATCGATAAGACTATCGCTTCCAACTAGAGCGCCAGTCTGAGCATTTACCCTTCAAAGGAGGCAAAAGCAGATTTTACTCATTAATCTGTATTGCAGTTGGTCCTTGTTGATGGTCTTTTTGTTTATGACTTTTGGTCTTGTGTCAGTCTGGGCTCCAGTGACCTGCCTGTtatgttactgttttttattttattttttttagcttcatgttacatgttacagttttatacaaataatgacaaattttcaataaaatgaaatgaatacaaTAAATTGTAATGAGGAGTGTAATCATTTGTCTGAACTTAAAACATAAGTTACCATAATCCACATACAGTActgcaaacaaaataaaatgttttcctttaaaataagtagttttaaaatatatatttaaattgctatttaaaaaaaaaaaaaaaaaaaaaaaagtgttccactttcacaggaacaaatgacaTACAATAGTGTTGCAATATTTGGGTTATCAGATGTTCTCATCTGTACAGACAAATTATTTGCCAAAGTTATGAAATGCAGATGATGTTCTCTTACCACCAAACATAAAGTACAGGCATGAAGATTGATAAAGCCACAAAAATTCCTTCTGATCACATGATCATGTTGAAAATCTTCTTTGGTATTCACTTTTGTAGACATGCCAAGATGATACAGATCAATCTGTTTAATTTCTCTATCCATGGTGCTGAAACCTGTATGATGTCTTCTATCAGAAGCCAAAGAGATCCAGATACAAACTGGAGAGAAACCTGTTGGAAAGGTTCCATTAGAATGTGACAAACTCTGATGTTCCATATTCTTATTCAATCACTAAAATTTCAGTCACAGCACAAGTCATGTTCTCTTATGTAATGCTAAATGATTCTGATTGTTAACAGATTTAGCTGCTCTTTTATGAGCTCTACTTTTATGACTGTTTGTTAGTCTACTGTAAGTGGATGACTTAGTAATACTCTGTTgtttttcagatttataaaatTAGCTTATGAACAACTTATGAaagatgtaaaaaaacaaacaaacaaaaaaataagggGGACAAAAGGATTTTGCAATTTTACAGAAAAGCGACCATTGTCAATAGTATAAAATTACTTTGAGGGGGGgaatatattttgattaaatttgttTGAAGTCAAACTGTTCATTTTGATGTACAGAATGAGCAGTAGCTGGAACATTATGACATTAAGTAAAGATATGTAAAGTTTGGCACCTCCACTGGTGACAGAAACTCAATGATGTCCAGCAATCTACagtgtttttaattaagtttctTCCATGAGAATCTTCCTCATACCTACAAAACTATATCCTCCTTCTCAAAGCTAAACGTGTAAAGACATGTGTAACATTGTTGTCTTGCATTGTTCTCACAGAACATCCGTGAATATTTGAAAAGAAACTCATGACTAAAACCACTTTTAGCTGcacttgtattttaaaatgaatgaatctgaGAGGACTGCAAAATAATTAGACTATTATATTTTGTGCCATGTGAAATCCAACAATAGTTTTATGTAGACTTGCAAACTGTTCTTCACTGTCATTGATGTCAGCAGTTGAAATTATACATGaagacagacacaaacacactgatCACTGACTCCATCAGGTTTAACATAATATTGTTACTTGAGAGCACGTTATATTatgtgtctttaactactatgtactaatatttaaattaatcatttgacacaatgcacttattgtatAAACACGTTTTTACATTATacttatattttgaaaaatacctgcaatgtaattacatctataaatACACCGTTGACCCTTCCCCTACCTCTTAactcacccttaaacctacccataccaccaaaccagtccctaaccttacccgtatccaaCCTCAGTAGaagaaaaagtgttttgcaatacaacatgaacacaacaagtacattgtacttatttttgatgtaagtatatagtagttaaagacaccaaatataaagtgtgatcaattttttttaataaaatcaaaagagGCATAAAGTGAGCAAGATATCATGCACAACTAGACTGTGCAGTAATTATacaaattattaacatttattataaacttTTACATAATGATCAAGTTTACAAATCTTAGCAACAAATCAAAACCAGAATCAGAATGCGTTTAAAACAAGATGAGCCAGAttattgtgctgtttttttttttttttttttttttcttcacggTTCACAGAGTTATGGTAAttgtattaatgttttaaaaacagttttccTTTTTGTAAGCAGAcattttctttcactttctcAGAAGTGTGATTGAATGAAACAATGATAGAGGCTTTTTCACATGTTTCTCAGTGgttatgtaaaatatctcaCATATTCTATGTTGTTCATGAGGAAGATTCATTGTCTTTCCCACCACTGTGTACAAACTGATGCCaatactttatattttatacataataaTGTTGACAACATAAAATGTTAGCTGTTTAGGCTTTATTTGGATTTTGATTCAGCTTGAATTACAATGAGTCTCACAAATCTGAACTTTCATTAAAcacttaaaatgcatttagcaATTAGTGATAAATTCCATTATCATCAGCAGTCATAAATACTGTATAGCTGTGACATCcacgccttcccggactccgtttcccagGATCCTCCTTGCTCCACTCCTGGtttcacttccctcatcagcctTCCCGCCATTTCcctggattccctgcacctgttgacttcgtcagcactccctttaagttggactcactccctgcactcctttgTCAGTTCTATTGTTAGTTAACCGTGTATATGTTGTGTCTCTGCTCCTTTGTTGATTAAATGCCCTTGTTATTGTGGATTTCCGTATTTGTCTCGTCTCTACAATACCAACATGTAACAGAAGAACTGAACAAACCGCTGGAGATCCACCAAAACAAGATGAGCCTTTTCTCTGTCTCCCAGGCTCCAGCTCCTCCCGTGCCTCCCACACCTATGTCGGCTGCAGACCGCCTCATTGGACTCCTGCAGGACGGACGTTcgctggagaggtatgtggaggagtttGTCGAGTTAGCCTTTTTGACGAATTGGTCAGACGCTTGGTTAAACACCCTTTTACTGGACGAGAGCACAATCCGTTTTGATGAACCTGACAATTATGTTTCCTTAAATGATACTATTAATctgattttgtatttaaatggtTCTGAGTTCGTTGTTGAAGAGGTTCCGGATATTCCGTGCCTTTCTCGTCCAGTTCCTCCAGAAACACGGGTGGCCTGGCCAGTTCGTCAGTCTCCATCTTCCTCCACATACCCCTCCGGTGAACTGTTTCCCTGTGTTCTGCCGGGTTCACAACTCTCTAAGTCCAAGCGGTCcatgaggaggaagaggaagaaggcCAAGCAGCCCCAGTTTCCTGagatttctgcctccgtgcatcCCCAGTTTCCTGaattttctgcctccgtgcatcCCCAGTTTCCTGaattttctgcctccgtgcatcCCCAGTTTCCTGaattttctgcctccgtgcatcCCCAgtttcctgagttttctgcctccgtgcagtcCCAGTTTCCTGagatttctgcctccgtgcagtcCCTGTTTCCAGAGTTTTCTGCTGCAAATCAGCCCAAAACTCCAGTTTTAGACTTTTGGGTTGAACCAGCTCCCAGTCCCTTCGACCTGGCTCCATGCTCcgccgagcccgctccagctTGTCACGAGCCCTctgctccagccgccgccgagccagccgctcctgccgccgccgccgagcccgcCCCGGCTCCTGCCGCCGCCGCCGAGTCCGCCCCGGCTGCCAACGAGTCCGCTCCACGTGCTcccgagcccgctccagcagccccagagcccgctccagcagccccagagcccgctccagcagccccagagcccgctccagcctgtCACGAGCCCGCCCCGGCTCCTGCCACCGCCGCCGAGCCCACTCCAGTAGCCCACGAGCCCTTTGAACCCCTGAGTctcccaaaatattttttttttgggggggaaggGTATCCGTGGGTGGGAAAGATGGGGGTGGGCTCGgagacccgccgtggcctgccaaggctccggaccc is a window from the Ctenopharyngodon idella isolate HZGC_01 chromosome 15, HZGC01, whole genome shotgun sequence genome containing:
- the LOC127495438 gene encoding chymotrypsin-like protease CTRL-1 isoform X2 gives rise to the protein MIFTITCLALVASALGCGVPQIKPQTIGSRIVNGQNAISGSWPWQVSLQLPNGFHFCGGSLINQNWVLTAAHCGVVVGYHRVILGEHDRGSSVEPIQVKLVSKVITHPLYSSTTFNNDIALLKLASPVVFTPRISPVCLAPTTINILPGTRCFTTGWGRTATTSSPLILQQTGLPITSPAVCRQIWGQSRITDAMICAGASGSSSCQGDSGGPLVCESKGVWSLVGSVSWGTSTCNTLYPVVYARISQLRSWIDKTIASN
- the LOC127495438 gene encoding chymotrypsin-like protease CTRL-1 isoform X1; the encoded protein is MGEYIYIYKMQNSNKELHSCVMNFCSLSTGCGVPQIKPQTIGSRIVNGQNAISGSWPWQVSLQLPNGFHFCGGSLINQNWVLTAAHCGVVVGYHRVILGEHDRGSSVEPIQVKLVSKVITHPLYSSTTFNNDIALLKLASPVVFTPRISPVCLAPTTINILPGTRCFTTGWGRTATTSSPLILQQTGLPITSPAVCRQIWGQSRITDAMICAGASGSSSCQGDSGGPLVCESKGVWSLVGSVSWGTSTCNTLYPVVYARISQLRSWIDKTIASN